The sequence ttatccaaatactttttaaatgttgctattgtacctgcctcaaccactttctctggcagctcattccatatatgcacgtgaagaagttgcccctcaggtcccttttaaatctttcccctctcaccttaaacctatgccctctagttttcaattccccttccatgGGGAAAACAAAACTGTgtatgttcatcctatctatgcccctcatgattttatacacctcaataaggtcatccctcattctcctatgttccaaggaataaagtcctagcctagccaatctctccttataactcaggcccactagtcctggcaacatcctcgtgaatcttcgttgcactctttccagtatatcaatgtctttcctataacagggtgaccaaaactgtacacagtactcccagGTGCTTCCTCACTAACGACTGTAACATAGGTTTAGTGTTTGGGTTTCCAAAggtcatttgataaggtgccacctaAAAGGTTACTACTATACAAGATAGAAGCTTGTGCTGGAATCGAAATATTATAACGGCAAGAGAATTAGCTAACAGGAAAGAGTCGGGACACGTGGATTATTTCCAGGATGACAAACTCTAATTAGAGtgatgccacaaggatcagtgccggagcctcaactgcttactATCTATAATAAAGAATTGAATGAAGGGAACGTGTATTTgaacaaaatttgctgatgacacaaagagaggtaggaaagtaagttgtgagaaGAACACAGTCTGCAAGGGAATAATAGATAGGTGAAGTGAGTCAGcagaaaaattggcagatggagtatactgTGCAAAATGTGAATTTGTCCCCTTTGGCAGGAATAGAAAAGGAGAATATTATTCCATTGGAAAGGGGTTGCAGAGGGATCGGGATGTCCTCACAAATGGTTAGTATGTAGGACAGCAAGTaatttgggaaggcaaatggaacgttggtctttattgcaagggaatggaATAGAAAAGTAGTGGAATCTTGCTACAATTTGCAGGTCATTGGTGAAATGCCACCTTAGGTTCTGTGCACCATTTGGTCTCCTTCCTTGAGGTAGTTCAGGAAATATTCACTAGATCACTTCCTGGAGAgaaagggttgtcttatgatgaaaggttgagcCCATTCCAATTGAAATTTAGACCAATATGGGTACAttatattgaaacatataaaattgagGGGGTTTAAGAGGGTAGATGAGGAGGATGTTGCCCTTTGTGGGGTAATCTAGAACTAGGGTGTAGTTTAAAAGGGTTTTctgatttaagatggagatgaggagggtgTTTTTCTCTCATAGGGTTGTTAATCTTCAGAATGGAATACCTCAGAGAGCAgtagagactgggtcattgaacatattcaaggctgaattagacaaATGGGAGACAAGCATTAGAGTCAAGTTATCTTATTTAATGGCAGGGTAGGCTCAAGGGATTGAatagcccactcctgctcctatcctcgtGTTCTTGCTCTCAGTCACTATTGTTGCAGAAGCACTGAGCTACTGCTAGCTTTGTGCATTCCTGTCTTTTTTTTCTATTAAGGAGCTTCTTTCCAAGAAATCTAACTCCCAAATGCAATTTAATTTTGTGTGGACCTTTGACCACGAAGCAGTAGCAAGGAAAATGTTTGATTTCTTTAAAAGGTCTGTGGATTGTAGGAGCTGTACTTGGTTTTAAGAATAAATGAGAAGGACTTttaagagtttgcatcaattgtaagTAACTCGGTTGTAATTTTTTTGGAAAAGAAATATTGATGCATGTGGCCTAGTGATCCTTGACCTGGAAATAATACCCATAGAAAGAAAGTTGAGCTGAAAATGTTTTGAGGCCGCATACATGGAAGGCATAAGATGCAAGTCACTCAGGAAGGGATCAGTTTTTCCGTTTGGTAGAAATGGAAACAGGTCTTGGTGATACTATATGAATTGGCTAAAAGACCTAAAACTTGAAAAGTTGTCAGAACAGCTCAGAGTTGCCAAATAAATGTTTTCCCCAAAAGTGAACAAACTGAACTGGGGTGTTAACGGTTGGTTGAAAGGGAACTCTTGAAAGTTACACCATCGTGAACTGTCATGACCTGAGAGGGGATTCATAGAAACTAATGGCGAAAGTTGTCAAATTGGACGCCACACTTGTAAATAAGGAACTGCATATTGTGGAACTGTGTAGTTACACAGTACCACATTTGAGGGGGGTGGTACAAGTGCCTGTAGTTGCGCAAGACATGTTTGCTGCATTgactttatcatagaaatcatagaaaccctacagtacagaaagaggccatttggcccatcgagtctgcaccgaccacaatcccacccaggccctacccccatatcccgacatactttacccactaatccctctaatctacgcatctcaggacactcaggggcaattttagcatggccaatcaacctaacccgcacatctttggattgtgggaggaaaccggagcacccggaggaaacccacgtagacacgaggagaatgtgcaaactccacacagacagtgatccaagccgggaatcgaacccaggtccctggagctgtgaagcagcagtgctaaccactgtgctaccgtgccgtgaaaTTTACCTTTGCTTTTGAAGTATCCTTTGCCTATTAACTCATGTTTAAGTTGGGTTGATTTGGATttgtgttacagtaaaagttgcaaaaagtgaaatcttgccgATAATTTCTTTTTTtgtaaatttggttattttggtttacAGCTCCCCCATGGGATAATTTTTTGATGGTGCAGGATGTCAATGTCAAAATATCAGAATATTATTATTTCTACCAAACTGCCCTCTGGTGGGGGTACCCTTTCTCGTATCAAATTATTTTCTCAAAAACTTGAATAAGTAATAGTGTTTACACAATATATTTAAGTTATTCTTTAAATAGTCTCTTTTAATGTTTTAAGCAAACTTACAAAGCATTGGAGCAGGAAAACATTAAAAGCATTAATAATCAAGCAATCTATTCAAACAACAAACTCAAAGTCTGAAAATTAGTTATTAGCAAGGAAGTTAAAGAAAATAGCTCAGGAAAAGGTCGTGGCAAGCAGGGTGAATGCTCGGTAGCTCTAAGACCCCAAGTCACACAGGGAAGGTTACTATACTGTAAAGAAACACAGTAGTGCAGCGTAGACTAACCAAGAGTTCTACATATCAGGTTGATAATGCAAGATTATAGACACAGAATATTGCCTGTTAACTCGCTGAAAACAATAACTTTCGTTACATCTCTGGATATCTCCCAAttcagtgcagaaaacatttgaaTTACAATTTAATGTTGAAAGCCCTATCCTAACCGTATCTTTCACCTCACAACACTAATGCAAACAAGATCATTTCTTGGCATCCAAGTTGGTGGTCATTGACTTGTTTTGTATTGAAGACGACAGCACTGTTTCATGACATTGGGCACTGTCATGCTATGCAGTGTTATTTCAGGATTGTATGGTAATATGGTATATTATTAACTGAACAGTGGATGCCACTACTCCTTGCCCACTCCCCATTGGGACTAACCCATTTAGGTGTTTCTTATATTTCTTTTCTTTGACAATAAGGTAATCATTAAATCATCAGAAAGTATGAAAGGAGCCGTTTTTTGGAAAGTGTCAAAAATCACAAAAATGTAATCTGGCCACGTTCTCAGTTTTTGGGAAATAAACATCCAAGTAAAATATGAAAATCAGACAAACCAACTGTGTAATTATAGTTCAAGATGAAGATTCCCCTCATCGATGGGCCAAAATAATTTTTGTAGTGTGAGCATCTGCACTGCTATTAGAGATCACCACTCAGATTTGTGGATGTACTTATGGAAGAGTACAAGTCCTTCATAGTCCTAAATTGCTACAGCAAAGGCTATCAAGATGTACAATATGAAAGGCATAAAGTCAAGTCtttgaagcccacatcccattgcTCTAAAAGAAATCAGCAGAAATATACATGGAGCATGAgggcataattttaaaaattgcattaaaATGTACATTAAAAACGTCAAGGATGAAAAACCATGGAAGTCAAAACATAAAATTTTTGCAGTAACAATTACAATGAGACCGTACTTGTATAGGTTACAATTTATTTCAGAAATAGTCTAGTTACAAGGGCAAAATATAGCCTTAGCATTTTCTGTCAGTGTGCAGTACAACTGGCAAACACCAATAAGCAGAACCAAGAAATGGAGAAATGTTGATTGAAACTTTTGTACTTTTGCTCTACTAAGATCCAATCCTCTGCTCTGCAAGAAAGAATCAGACCTTCCATTGATGCCACTCATTAGGTGAGGGAAGTAAATATTGGAGGAATCATTCCTTCAGCTAACAGCTGGCATCAATGGAGTATTTGTCAAACCGCTCTCATATGTTTTATGTTGGCTGTAGTGTAGCACAAGGAAAGGATTTCAGCAAGTTAGACACTTTCCATAGGTACATATCCCTAGTAAGCCTTTAAGAAGCAAGGTAAATGCTTATCTAGTTTCGCCAGTCCCaaaagttaattggccatgctaaattgccccttagtgtcccgggatgcgtaggttagagggattagcgtgtaaatatgcaaggatatggggatggggcctgggtgggattgtggtcggtgcagacttgatgggctgagtggcctctttctgcactgtggggtttctatgatttctatgaaaaaagTGTTTCACCAAAGTATTACTTAAGGCCATTCTGCAGAAGTTCCAGGCGCTACTACTGGTTACATGTTTCCACCAGTGACTAAGAGCAGGAGGTTGTAAAGACTTCTGATGGATTAAAGGAATACCCAAATAATAGCATTGTGCAGCTGAGAATAATTTATAGATGTATGGAAATTAAAAATTATAAATGTAAATATGTGCAGTTTTATTAATTCTACAATTAAGGTCACTTATGATTTAAGAACCAAAATTACTGTTATTTCACTATTCCTATTTCTGCTAGTTATCAAAAACACAAGCAAGATGTTGCTACCTAATCATTCAACAGTATAGATTAAGCTTATTATTTTGGCATTCAGGTACATTACTTCCTTTAGTAAAGACTACTTTTTAATAACGGAATACAAAGATCCCTGATTATAAAGTCACCTGCTTAAAAACTGAAAGTTATTGAACAATTTGTGgtcttcaatttaaaaaaaatatggaaGTAACTTCTAGCTAGGGGTAGCATGACATTTATGTTTCAAAGAATAACATGAAGCCAGAGATCAGGTAATAACTTGTAACCTATTCCTGACAATTATTCCTCAATATCATTATCACTCAGTATCACTCTCAACAGCCTTACTTAAAAAACACAAATGGGCATGGTCAGAAAAAGAGTCTGAGTGTCACTAGGAATAAATAAGAGACCACGAACAATCTGCGTTGCAGAGGCGATGCATCAATAGGTGGGTTACAACAAATCAGACATATCGACTTGAggaatttttaaaagtaaaattcCAAGTTTTTAATGTACTTGGTGATTTTTCAATTTGGCCATACAGAGTAAAACAGTTGGAGATTGTAATTTTTTTGATGTAGGGTACAGGGATTCCCAATATGCAAGGTAAACATCTGAGTGCATTTAAAGCACACACCACTCCAATGAGCAGCTATTAATGAGCAGTTGAAATCTGTGCTAATTCATGTGGCTGGAATACGTGTTCAATTATCAAACTTACACAAAACAAAATTAACGTGAATACATGGATCTAGATCTTAAGTTTATACAGTACTTAATGGTTCAATCAGCAAACAGATGCAGAAAAATGAAAACAACTGATGTCACTGTGGTTTGGGGGGGTTACCATAGGTAAGAGTATCTATGGAAAATCAAGGAAATATTATTCATCACCAAATAGCATTGAAAAGCAATTTTCTAGATTTAGCTATTATAAGAAAAATCAGTACTTAATTACAACCTAATATACTTGAAATTGACATTACATTTTATTTTAGTCCCAAAAGTGTTTCACCAATGTATTATTTAAGGCCTTTATATTCACGTTGCAACTGCAGAAGAGTTCCAGGCTCTGCTACTGGTTACATGTTTCCACCAGTGATTAAGAGCAAAAGGTTGTAAAGGCTTCTGGTGGATTAAAGGAATACCCGAATAATAGCATTGTTAGCTGAGAATAATTTATAGATTCATGGAAATTAATTGCAAATGTGCATCGGTGCAGTTTTATTAATTCTGCAATGGATCACTTCACTTATGATTTAACTAAAATTACTGTTATTTCACAATTCCTATTTCTGTTGTTTTAATGATGGAAGTATTTTTACTTATGTAATTTCTAGCCTTTGGCCTACATCAGTGGTTGAGCTCCAAACAAAAATGCACACAGTATGAATCCCAAATAGCCATGGCTTGCAGTTGGTAGCAGTCTTAGTTGTGGGTTTAAGGCTCAGAGACATGAACCCAAAAGCCTAAGCTGACATTTCAGGATTGAGGGGGTGCTACACTATTTGAGATGCTGTCTTTTGAACGAGACATTAAAGCGAGGTCTTGTCTTCCCCCAAAAATGGTGGCGAAGGATTCAAAAAAGATTTTAAAGAGCAAAACAGTTATCCCCGGTGTCAGTCCAATATTTATTTTCAATCAAAATTACTACAAAGAGATTAACTGATGATTATTAAATTTCTGTATCTAGGACTTTGTTGTAGATGCAGTGTTTCCTACACTTCAATTGCGatgacacttcaaaaagtactttattggctgtcaAGGGCCTTGGGATACCCTGACGCcatgaaagatgctgtataaatgctaGTCTTTCCTTTCTATCTGGCTACTATGGAAACTACCTTTCATGTTTTTTAATGTGACGGCAGTTATAACAAACCTAAATAAACACAAGAAGAAAAGTTCATCTTCATATTTACCCAGTTTTCCCTGATTTAATTCCTCACTAAAGTTCTGTCTACAAGCATCAACCATTAAACTGAAAACAGAACAAAAATACAATAGTTTAAGTGTTAATCTTTTCAGCCCTGAAATAATTTCTCACATATACACATTTCCTTTCAAACTCATACATTTACAAAATTAGTTGCATAAAAAGGTTCAATCTTAAATACAAAACTTTGCTTCTCCCCACATCCAAATAAATCTGATTATAGTTTTGTTCCTTAATCTATTTGATAGAATTTTACTGAATTTCATTCTTATAGGTGCTGAGTAAAGACAACCCCTTcagctttttgttttaaattagaaGAATTTCAGCACTTAGTTTTAAAACAGAATTATAGTTTGAATGTAGTAGCTTTCGTTAAAAGGGCTTCAACTCTCTGTATCAAAGAATAATTTATTTTACTAAGTGCGGGAAATTACTTAAAGTATAGCGATCAAAACGTGGCTTTTATCTTTAATCTTGCTAAAAAGTGAAAACCCTGCCTCTACTTGATAGTATACAAGTTCTGAAACTTGCTTGGAGATACATTATCATGGATTACACAGAACAGCACAACTCCTaacagctttgacaaaatgttttatatacatatatatactgGGTAGTGTGAAGCATTTCCAACTCTTTACATTATGTCAAAAGGCAATATCCTGCTTTCAAGccaacacttcagtgcagtactcgtGAAATCCAAGCTAGTTAATTACTATATTAGGAGATTAAAGCATCAATGGTGCAAGCAGCAATAATAATGGCCCAATTCATACAAGGATGCAAATCAATGATTCAGACACTGTATTTAAACTCAATAACATATTTTAGAAACCTAATCGATTCTAGATGCAAGTTTCAAGTTGTCAACAAGCTCAAATGTTCAGAACTTTGAGTCTCCTTCACTGCTAATTTGAATTTTGTCAAGCATCATAAACAAAACATTGGCAGCAATTTATAGGCTTAATACGATAATCTCTCCAacttcaagacagaaatggatcattttatTCAAAATTTTCTTCTTCTGGAAACTTTTTCAAATCAGAAATATATGATTTGGAAAATAAGCTTCTTTCTCATTTCACTGTGATTGTAAAATAATCTAGGAAACGGATTGTCTGATTTAGTCAAACATGTACTGTGGTAGAGTTAACAGTCAGCTGATTAAAGTGGAGCCATACAATGAGTTATTTCAACTGATCAGTTCTCCATTGGAATACACTAATATAACacaacaattcaatccaatcttcAAAAGGCAAAATAATTATGAAAATTGGTGATATTTTTGTTGATTGAATCACTATAATGGATACTGAAATCCATAGATTAGTTACAGTGCAGTGAGAGGAAGCAAAAGCCAGTCCTGTAATACAAGATAGGGTGTTTAAAAGTAAGGTAGGAGTTCATTAGGAACAGCATGAATCTAGCAAGATATTGCCTTTTAAGGAATGGAGTACAACTTTGTAACTCTTGCTTGAATGTATGCTATTATGCCTTATCCACAAACAATGCATGCTAGTCCTAAAATCTCTTATGTACACATTTTGAGTGTTGGTGCTAAGGAATGGCTATGCACACTAGAGCGTCTGTACATCACAGCATAATGCTGACGGCAAACACACTGATAACGCAATACATGGTCCTGTTTTCCCATCTCACAGTACAGCTTCCTGCAAAGAGAAAAGGATATATTAATCTATACAGAATAATGCAGAGTTACAAGATATTACAGTTCACTCTACTATAGCTTATTTCAAGTGAGACTGCATTAAGAAATACATGCCAATTATACCAATTCATTTTTTGAGCTGATGCACGGAAAAGATTCacattgataaaagcaaaatactgcagatactggaacctgaaacaagaacagaaaatgctggataatctcagcaggtctgacagcatctgtgaagagagaatagagctaacgtttcgagtcaggatgaccctttgtcagagctgacaaagggtcatcctgactcaaaacgttggctctaatctctctccatagatgctgtcagacctgctgagatctcctagtattttctgtttttgttaaagaTACATTTTCAAGCCTTGCTTTCAAAATGCAGGTCCGATAAGGATAAGCAAGCCGCTCATTTCTTAGTAATGGTCTGCCACAACAGATTGGTTATTGTGTCTACTCTGTCACGTATATCTACTTAGGCATGATAATTGTTGTTCAGTCTCAACAAAGTTACAGTATATTTTCACCTCTGCAGACAAACAGGAAAAATGAGTTTCACCCCAGAGTAAAATGCCACGAGGTTGCTCTGGCAACCATCAGTTTCCATCAAACAACTTCAATTAATTATCTTCTGCTGTCAGTCATGCACAATTTCATTATTTAGCATTCGAGGCAACTTTCAGCAATTAGAAATGACCAATTATCTGATAGAAATATTTATCATTTCCATGAAATACATGTGTATATTCTGATTACAGCACCAATTTCTCTTGCATCCTCCAGCATTAGGCATTTTTATAATGAACGTTGAATGTTAAGACAAAAAGGCTTACCATCAGTGCTGCTGTCCCAGTAACATGAACTCGCTGTATGAAGACCAGCTCCACTTTTCTGCATTATTGCACAGGTCACTAGAATTAAAAATGCATTATCATTTCAGTGGCATAATTCTGCTGTGAGAACATTTTTCAGAGTGGCAAACATGCAAAATTGGGaacatttgcttttatctaaaaaAAACAGTATATTGTTCAATTGCCACAGCAGACACTGATCTCAAGAGCCTGGATACAATGTGGTGAATTGTTGTTTATAAGACTGTATTCTAAATAGGGACACTGACATGtatgtatttattgtccatccttggtTGCCCCGGAGACATGGCTGTGGATCTGCTTGCTGAATCATTGGCATTGGTTTGATACGGAATGGTTTCCAAGGTCACCAATGCCGTAAACCATATTGATATAAGATTGGAGTCACATaaaggtcagactgggtaaagacagtAGGTatccttcccaaaagggcattagTCAAACAATTGGGTTTTAACAATAAtccaatagcttcatggtcactttaACCCTTTCAGCTATCTCCAATTTCGCTGAaaggaattcaaattctcaaactgctatggtggaatttcaatgagCAGCCTCTGGATGACTAGTTAGTAATTTAATCACGACACTACTACCAATTTATCTCAGGTGCTTTTAAAAACATCAATGATCAAATTGTTACACTAGGAGCATTGAGGATTAATCTcgggaaccaggggtcatagaaaATGTATCCTCTATCATTCAGCATACTATCAAAGAAATATTCAAACACAAGATATTCCTCGATATCAAGATATTCCTATGGAAAAATGTTTAATTTACTCATTTATAAATCAGTAACTTTATTTCTGAATCCTCCACTTATTATAGAAACTGTCCTTTTCATACATTCATTTCCTTCAAAGCAACCTCAGCATTCAAAAACATACAACAATGTGCAGATAATTTATGGAAGAACATTTTACTCCTTTCCAATTGCAATGTAGACAGCAACCAACGAATGGGTGACATCAGAAAACCTAGGTCATTATTTGTTGTCTGGACAAAGTTACGCACAAAACTCAATGTCCAAAGCGAATCacaaaaaataaaatatattGCTGAAGAGATAAATTAATGCTCATTCCACAACAACTTGATAAAAGCAACCTGAATAAATATACCCCAGTACATCCCACTGAATATCTACTTACTCAATACAGGATCAATTGTCAAACCTTTGAAAATGTGTTATTTAATGCTCACATCTCAAATTGCTCTTAGAAACTTTCCCaaacatatatttttttaaaatgtgaagtcAAACtaggagatgtgcaggttaggttgattggccatgctaaattaccccttcgtgtcagggggattagcagggcaaatacatggggttacagggatggggcctgggtgggattgtcgttggtacaggctcgatgggtcgaatggcctctttctgcactgttgggaatctatgattctaggaatacTTGGCATGAACGAGATAATGGTGCACATCTCTCCAGAGTTACAGCATTGTATTAAGACATACTTATCCTGCATCTTTATGTATTACATGATCTTGAAGCAGAGGATAAAGTTTACAAATTTCACCAGCTTAATAATTATAAATGCCCCCATGATGCAGTCTTTTTACTTAATTACAGAATACTCACCAATATATTTGAATGGTTTTCCCATTTTAACCAAATGCATCAGGGATTGTTCAACTACAGCAGCAGTCCACTGATTGATCTTGCTGTGATTATAATCAATCCCTCCGATAATAGTGTCAACGCACTGAAAATGAACCACTGAAATTAACTGCACATTTATGGTTTAAAGATTTCTGCTAACATGCTTTAGGTATAATTGTAAATGTTAGGTTATTTAATACAAAATAAAGAACAGAATGGctttccatttggaaaaagattacatttCAAGGAGAAAGGAAAACAAAGACAGATTAATGGAACTGCACAGTATCACAAGATGGATACAATTAAAAAAGCCAAGACATCTTCAATCACCAATTTAGGAGGTCAGCACAGTTCATGTATCATCACCCCAGCACCCACCACATCCCTATTAAAGCATCCAACAATTCCCAATAACGATTCCAGAGTTTTTATCTTCACCAACATGTCCAGAAATCTATTCCATGTTCTCCAGAGACAATGATCAAAAACCTACTAATGCTAAACTTCCCCTTTAATGATTTGAGCCCATTCCATCTTGTACTGATGTGATTAAATTGCAGTAACACTCTAATTATAACTTTTTGATGCAATTTAAATAGCACTAAGATGCTCAGGTCCCTGAATACATCATTTTCTTCTACGGAAGTTGCAGACGCCGTTGAACAAGCTGAACCCAAAATGCTCATCcctcagatgcacaaaggaaagGACTAGTTACAGCTATCTTATTCAACAAATTAAAAGTTCATCTGAATATAGGTTCACTGTCAAATAGATCATTATTTACAGAGATCTCTCATAGTCAGATACACGTTGGCCTTAGCAATAGAACATAAGTTTGTTTTAATTCACTTATTTTAATGCAGCCACTTTGAACATATATTATAAACAATCTTCCCATACTTACCTCTTTGACAATATTACTGGCTTCATCTGCATTGAAGACAACCTGCAAACAAGCGACATAATTCAGCAATATATCTTACATTACTGCTAGCAACATAAATGATCTACAACAGATTAGACATGATGTaactaaaacattttaaaataaagaacCCAAGTAGGAAGAAAACTAGGTGAAAAggagattttgtttttattcattcagggaaaATGGGCATCACCAGCtgggcgagcatttattgcccatccctaactgtccacGAACTGAGAGATTTGcgagcccatttcagagggcatttaagagtcgggCACATTGCTGtgcacctggagtcacatgtagaccagaccaggcaagagtggcagatttcccaaacatttgggtttttaatgacaatcagaaaatccctacagtgcaggagaccattcggtccatcgagttctctcagaggatcttatccaggccctctcccccaccctatccccgtaacaccacacatttaccatggctaatccacctaacctacacatccctggacactaaggggcaatttagcatggctaatccacac is a genomic window of Mustelus asterias chromosome 17, sMusAst1.hap1.1, whole genome shotgun sequence containing:
- the dynlt3 gene encoding dynein light chain Tctex-type 3, with the protein product MEEYQSSEEVVFNADEASNIVKECVDTIIGGIDYNHSKINQWTAAVVEQSLMHLVKMGKPFKYIVTCAIMQKSGAGLHTASSCYWDSSTDGSCTVRWENRTMYCVISVFAVSIML